A part of Capsicum annuum cultivar UCD-10X-F1 chromosome 6, UCD10Xv1.1, whole genome shotgun sequence genomic DNA contains:
- the LOC107875951 gene encoding ABC transporter A family member 9: protein MAMELQQSGFSLFWQQTIALLKKNFLLSMRNKTATFLQLFSSLFFLGLLFGIQKVMVFRAKHPSGIGEVNDPQDVVNPSIPSCEHKFFMKRPCYDFVWSGNGNKRIESIVDGILANNPGRPIHPSKVKSFGTKADLNNWLVSDPMRTPGALHFVERNATVISYGVVTNTSTYIKVPRVPEDPTFKFQLPLQLAASREIARSLLGDSKFSWNVGLKEFAHPAMEDPEAEDSVQKFALDAFLSPIFFYAVSMFGFVFQISTMVLEKELKLRQAMTVMGLFDSAYWCSWLIWEGIMAFLSSLLIVLFGMMFQLHLFLKNNFLILLLLFFLFQLNMVGFAFLISNFIRKSASTTSASFAIFVIGCGAQAFSVVLYSDTSHKTSYRRTIWSFFPPNPFSGALNLLLAKDGPISWSSLSLCGVDDDYCYSILHYYRWLIATFFLWLVLAIYLDNILPNSAGVRKPFYYFLRPGYWTGRGEENFKENAPCCGSGSAPPNASFTQDDEDVLDEENRLKQQAKEGNIDPNVAVQLQDLYKMYSRTISFSCHSCCLLCCYCRCKIKKPFKAVQGLWLNLEKNQLFCLLGPNGAGKTTVISCLTGIIPVTRGNALIYGNSVRSSVGISNIRKLIGVCSQFDTLWDALSGQEHLELFATIKGLSRTSIRSEAKKLLADVKLDDVAKLRAGSYSGGMKRRLSLGIALIGDPKLLFLDEPTTGMDPITRRHIWSVIEAAKQGRSIVLTTHSMEEADILSDRIGIMAKGRLRCIGTSTLLKSRFGAGFIAKISFSKVANDVNAMENTIDSKNHEAVKEFFKQRIDVTPKEEDKSFLTFIIPHEKEKLLENFFAELDNRKTEFGILNIQIGLTTLEEVFLSIAKKAELEVAASEETIKPLTLPSGTTLQVPVGSKYVEIPGTISTENPRGLMVEVYWEQDDHGNLCISGHSDETPVPPNLQMSTTSLVIARPRV, encoded by the exons ATGGCAATGGAGTTACAACAAAGTGGATTTTCTCTATTTTGGCAACAAACAATTGCtttgttgaagaagaattttTTGTTATCAATGAGAAACAAAACAGCTACATTTCTTCAGTTATTTTCTTCGTTGTTCTTCTTAGGCCTGTTGTTTggtatacaaaaagttatggtttttCGGGCGAAACATCCTTCTGGTATTGGTGAAGTGAATGATCCTCAGGATGTTGTAAATCCTTCGATACCGTCTTGTGAGCATAAGTTTTTTATGAAACGTCCCTGCTATGACTTTGTGTGGAGTGGAAATGGCAACAAAAGAATTGAGTCAATTGTTGATGGAATTTTGGCTAATAATCCAGGTCGACCTATTCATCCTAGCAAG gTCAAGTCATTTGGCACAAAAGCTGATTTGAACAATTGGCTTGTCAGTGATCCAATGCGTACCCCTGGAGCTTTGCACTTCGTGGAACGAAATGCTACAGTTATAAGTTATGGTGTAGTAACAAATACTTCTACATACATTAAAGTTCCAAGGGTACCTGAAGATCCAACTTTCAAATTCCAACTTCCCCTTCAACTAGCTGCATCTCGAGAAATTGCAAGGTCCTTGCTTGGAG ATTCAAAGTTCAGCTGGAATGTTGGTCTCAAGGAATTTGCGCATCCTGCAATGGAAGACCCCGAAGCTGAAGATTCAGTTCAAAAATTTGCTTTAGATGCTTTTCTCAGTCCAATATTCTTCTATGCAGTCTCCATGTTCGGTTTTGTATTCCAGATTAGCACAATGGTTCTCGAGAAGGAGCTCAAACTTCGCCAG GCGATGACTGTGATGGGACTTTTCGACTCTGCTTACTGGTGCTCATGGCTTATATGGGAGGGAATTATGGCATTCCTTTCATCACTCCTCATAGTTCTTTTTGGAATGATgtttcagcttcaccttttcttgaaaaacaactttttgattcttttactTCTGTTCTTTCTTTTCCAATTAAACATG GTTGGTTTTGCATTCTTAATATCAAACTTCATCCGCAAGTCCGCTTCAACTACATCAGCTAGCTTTGCTATATTTGTAATTGGTTGTGGCGCTCAG GCATTTTCAGTGGTTCTCTATAGCGACACAAGTCATAAAACCAGCTACAGAAGAACAATTTGGTCCTTCTTTCCGCCTAATCCCTTTTCAGGAGCTCTGAATCTGCTATTAGCAAAGGATGGTCCGATCAGCTGGAGTAGTCTATCTCTGTGTGGCGTTGATGACGATTACTGCTATTCAATT CTCCATTACTATCGATGGCTCATCGCGACGTTCTTCTTGTGGCTTGTTTTGGCTATCTACCTTGACAATATCCTACCGAACTCGGCAGGTGTAAGAAAACCGTTTTATTATTTTCTGAGGCCGGGATATTGGACAGGAAGAGGTGAAGAAAATTTTAAAG aaAATGCCCCATGTTGTGGTTCTGGTTCTGCACCTCCAAATGCCAGTTTTACTCAAGATGATGAAGATGTTCTTGATGAGGAAAATAGGTTGAAACAACAAGCGAAGGAAGGCAACATTGATCCTAATGTTGCTGTGCAACTACAAGACCTTTATAAGATGTATTCTCGGACAATAAGCTTTAGTTGCCACTCTTGTTGCCTTCTCTGTTGCTACTGCAGATGCAAGATTAAGAAGCCCTTTAAGGCTGTCCAG GGACTCTGGTTAAATCTTGAGAAGAATCAATTGTTCTGTCTCTTGGGACCAAATGGAGCTGGAAAAACAACTGTAATTAGTTGCTTGACTGGCATAATTCCGGTCACACGGGGAAACG CACTAATCTACGGAAACTCTGTTCGTAGTTCGGTTGGTATCTCCAACATAAGAAAGCTGATTGGAGTCTGCTCACAG TTCGACACACTTTGGGATGCATTATCTGGACAAGAGCACCTTGAACTGTTCGCCACCATCAAAGGTTTATCCCGAACTTCAATAAGATCA GAAGCTAAAAAATTGTTGGCTGATGTGAAACTTGATGATGTTGCCAAACTAAGAGCAGGTAGCTACAGTGGTGGAATGAAACGTCGCCTCAGTTTAGGAATAGCATTGATTGGAGATCCAAAACTTCTCTTTTTGGATGAACCA ACTACAGGTATGGATCCTATAACTCGGAGGCATATCTGGAGTGTAATTGAGGCTGCAAAGCAAGGGCGTTCTATTGTTCTGACGACACATTCTATGGAGGAAGCTGATATTTTATCAGATCGCATTGGAATTATGGCAAAGGGTAGACTTCGTTGCATTGGAACATCAACCTTGCTGAAGTCTCGATTTGGAGCTGGATTTATCGCTAAAATTAGCTTCAGTAAAGTTGCTAATGATGTAAATGCCATGGAAAATACGATAGACAGCAAGAATCACGAGGCTGtcaaagaattcttcaaacag CGTATAGATGTCACACCAAAAGAGGAAGATAAATCCTTCTTGACTTTCATTATCCCTCATGAGAAGGAGAAGCTACTCGAA AATTTCTTTGCAGAGCTAGACAACAGAAAAACGGAGTTTGGCATATTAAATATTCAAATTGGTCTTACAACGCTGGAAGAAGTGTTCTTGAGCATTGCAAAGAAGGCGGAGCTAGAGGTGGCTGCATCTGAGGAAACTATCAAGCCGCTGACTTTACCATCAGGGACTACTCTTCAA GTACCTGTAGGATCAAAGTACGTGGAGATCCCTGGCACGATTTCTACAGAGAACCCTCGAGGCCTTATGGTCGAGGTATATTGGGAGCAAGATGATCATGGCAATCTCTGCATTTCAGGCCATTCAGATGAAACTCCAGTTCCACCTAATCTTCAAATGTCAACTACCAGTTTAGTTATTGCCAGGCCAAGAGTTTAA
- the LOC107875949 gene encoding uncharacterized protein LOC107875949: MEDSPKDRSSVSEKAKQSSSKLLRYPLRSASKSKEEKPPLSNSSASARRRPASSVSKSVAALPLSGKEKLAKPPRRLSVPPKSIASPASRPLGTKTPISETRAKRSSTNEGKSDLSNVSKTSNRKKYDLISSASYWLSQIKLSESAAKHSISLGFFKLALESGSEPLQRLRDELKSYVKRHTLAELEEPVKQLFDSYNIQQNSEQLQVSETCSHVPKDETRSLDVDVHSSSSIASTDRLQPKVLNKETTKTEQVKEPTKQKPSKNGSTPRTRNSVTKIVATAKPVSQKAGGCVTKEKLQKPIKPEPNKDKVKRQGKRTAQEEGPVNACISENVLEEDKENVDTAQTEVIST, from the exons ATGGAGGATTCCCCTAAAGATCGATCCTCTGTTTCTG aaaaggctaagcaatcatcatcaaagctTCTGCGGTATCCGTTGCGATCGGCTTCTAAATCGAAGGAGGAGAAGCCGCCTCTGTCCAACTCTTCGGCTTCTGCAAG GAGAAGACCTGCATCAAGTGTCAGTAAGAGTGTTGCTGCTCTTCCTCTCTCTGGGAAGGAAAAATTGGCGAAGCCTCCAAGAAGGCTGTCTGTTCCCCCCAAGTCAATCGCCAGCCCGGCTTCTAGACCACTTGGCACCAAAACTCCCATTTCTGAGACTAGAGCAAAGAGATCTTCTACTAACGAAGGGAAATCGGATTTATCAAATGTTTCAAAGACCTCGAATAGAAAGAAATATGACCTTATATCCTCAGCTTCCTATTGGCTATCACAGATTAAGCTTTCTGAATCTGCTGCTAAGCATTCAATTTCCCTTGGCTTTTTCAAACTTGCTTTAGAATCTGGCTCTGAG CCTCTTCAACGTCTGAGAGATGAGCTGAAATCTTATGTGAAAAGGCATACCCTTGCTGAACTCGAGGAGCCTGTGAAACAACTGTTTGACAGCTATAATATTCAACAAAACTCTGAGCAGCTGCAAGTTTCTGAGACTTGTTCTCATGTGCCTAAAGATGAGACACGTTCATTGGATGTTGACGTACATAGCTCTTCCTCTATCGCAAGCACTGATAGACTGCAACCCAAAGTCTTGAACAAAGAGACTACTAAAACTGAACAAGTGAAAGAACCAACCAAGCAGAAGCCTTCAAAGAATGGAAGCACTCCTAGAACCAGGAATTCTGTAACCAAAATTGTTGCAACTGCGAAACCTGTATCACAAAAGGCTGGAGGGTGTGTCACGAAAGAGAAACTTCAAAAGCCCATTAAACCAGAACCAAATAAGGATAAGGTGAAAAGACAGGGAAAAAGAACTGCTCAAGAAGAAG GGCCTGTTAATGCTTGCATTTCAGAGAATGTCCTtgaagaagacaaagaaaatgtg GATACTGCACAAACAGAAGTGATTAGCACCTGA
- the LOC107875950 gene encoding ubiquitin-conjugating enzyme E2 2 — protein MSTPARKRLMRDFKRLQQDPPAGISGAPQDNNIMLWNAVIFGPDDTPWDGGTFKLTLQFSEDYPNKPPTVRFVSRMFHPNIYADGSICLDILQNQWSPIYDVAAILTSIQSLLCDPNPNSPANSEAARMFSENKREYNRRVREIVEQSWTAD, from the exons ATGTCGACTCCAGCTAGAAAGAGGTTGATGAGGGATTTCAAGAGGTTGCAGCAGGACCCTCCTGCTGGTATTAGTGGTGCACCTCAAGACAACAACATTATGCTTTGGAATGCTGTGATATTTGG TCCTGATGACACTCCTTGGGATGGTG GTACGTTCAAGTTGACTCTTCAATTCTCTGAGGATTACCCCAATAAGCCACCAACAGTGCGGTTTGTTTCTCGCATGTTTCATCCTAATA ttTATGCAGACGGAAGTATATGTTTGGATATTCTTCAAAATCAATGGAGTCCAATATATGATGTTGCAGCTATACTTACATCCATTCAG TCGTTGCTGTGTGATCCGAACCCCAATTCACCTGCAAATTCGGAAGCAGCTCGGATGTTCAGTGAGAATAAAAGGGAGTACAATCGGAGAGTGAGAGAAATTGTGGAGCAGAGCTGGACTGCAGACTGA